In the genome of Gordonia rubripertincta, one region contains:
- the rsgA gene encoding ribosome small subunit-dependent GTPase A, with protein MSRRANSYDESDVRVRPGKGTRPRTKTRPSHDDAEQGMVVSVDRGRWGVVLGGDPDRRVVTMRARELGRTPIVVGDDVSVVGDLSGKPDTLARIVRVAERRSVLRRTADDSDPYERIVVANADQLLIVTAMADPPPRTGFVERTLAAAYVGGLSPILCLTKSDLADPTEFIAAFADLDLPVIRAGRDDPLDEILATLRGRITAFIGHSGVGKSTLVNRLVPDAYRATGVVSGVGKGRHTSTQSVALPLPGDSIPRGWVVDTPGIRSFGLAHVGADDIIAAFDDLRDAIEECPRGCTHLGPPADPECRLDELEGHSYRRGMAVRHLLAAVGGTLSDDDAAPAADESPS; from the coding sequence TTGAGCCGGCGGGCCAACAGCTACGACGAGTCCGACGTCCGGGTTCGTCCGGGGAAGGGCACCCGTCCGCGCACCAAGACCCGCCCATCCCACGACGACGCCGAGCAGGGCATGGTCGTGTCGGTGGACCGCGGCCGGTGGGGTGTCGTCCTCGGCGGCGATCCGGACCGTCGCGTCGTGACGATGCGCGCGCGAGAACTGGGCCGGACCCCCATCGTCGTCGGTGACGACGTGTCGGTGGTCGGCGACCTCTCCGGCAAGCCCGACACCCTGGCGCGGATCGTCCGCGTCGCGGAACGGCGAAGTGTGTTGCGCCGCACCGCAGACGACTCTGATCCCTACGAGCGGATCGTGGTGGCCAACGCCGACCAGTTGCTGATCGTCACCGCGATGGCCGACCCGCCGCCGCGCACAGGATTCGTCGAACGCACACTCGCGGCGGCCTACGTCGGCGGCCTGTCCCCCATCCTGTGCCTGACCAAATCCGATCTCGCCGATCCGACCGAGTTCATCGCCGCCTTCGCCGATCTCGACCTGCCGGTCATCCGGGCCGGGCGCGACGATCCGCTCGACGAGATCCTCGCGACGCTCCGGGGCCGTATCACCGCATTCATCGGCCACTCCGGGGTCGGCAAGTCGACACTCGTGAATCGTCTTGTCCCCGACGCATATCGGGCGACCGGCGTCGTGTCCGGGGTAGGCAAGGGACGCCACACGTCAACCCAGTCGGTGGCGCTGCCCCTACCCGGGGACTCGATCCCGCGCGGCTGGGTGGTCGACACCCCCGGCATCCGGTCGTTCGGACTCGCTCATGTCGGTGCAGACGACATCATCGCGGCGTTCGACGATCTGCGGGACGCCATCGAGGAATGCCCCCGGGGCTGTACGCATCTCGGCCCGCCGGCCGATCCGGAGTGTCGCCTCGACGAACTCGAGGGCCACTCCTACCGGCGCGGCATGGCCGTGCGGCATCTGCTGGCAGCGGTCGGCGGGACGCTCAGCGACGACGACGCCGCGCCCGCAGCTGACGAATCGCCGTCTTGA
- a CDS encoding nucleobase:cation symporter-2 family protein: MSVIDVVKNGRTGARPVDEIPPFVKLFPLGLQHVLAMYAGAVAVPLIVGGAMVGAGQLQQGDIVHLIMADLFVAGIATILQAVGFWRFGVRLPLIQGVTFAAVGPMITIGTSYGITAIYGSVIACGVFMIAVAPIVGRLIRFFPPLVTGTIILIIGVSLMRVAAGWFGGGTASGPDFGDPKNIGFGFLTLAIIVAIERFAPDAVRRVSILLGLAIGTLVSIPFGMTHWDKVGEYPWVGVPQPFQFGAPTFEISAIISLIIVGVVIMTETTGDIVAVGEIVDEKITPRRLADGMRADGLGTVLGGIFNTFPYTAFAQNVGLVAITGVRTRHVATCAGVILVALGLLPKMAAIVEGIPQPVLGGAGVALFGMVAASGIRTLTKVKFNNVNVLVVAISVGVAMLTEAKIYYTDRTLGDAPVNVVLDMYAQFPDWFQTIFHSGISAGAITAILLNLLLNTRSVSGDPVDYHNTGEIAVVGGPAVSASDGVRAPAFDPRDALAAADPDTPPETLRYLADHDPSLHQFIVTNPSSPKDLCDHIRGLGDPKVMRVFETWDGYTDGGFSRRGS; this comes from the coding sequence ATGTCGGTGATCGATGTCGTGAAGAACGGGAGGACCGGTGCGCGTCCGGTCGACGAGATCCCGCCGTTCGTCAAGCTGTTCCCGCTCGGCCTGCAGCATGTGCTCGCGATGTACGCGGGCGCGGTCGCGGTCCCGCTGATCGTCGGCGGCGCCATGGTCGGGGCCGGGCAGCTCCAGCAGGGTGACATCGTCCACCTGATCATGGCCGACCTGTTCGTCGCCGGTATCGCGACCATCCTTCAGGCCGTCGGGTTCTGGCGGTTCGGCGTCCGGCTCCCGCTGATACAGGGCGTGACCTTCGCCGCCGTCGGCCCCATGATCACCATCGGCACCAGCTACGGCATCACCGCCATCTATGGTTCGGTGATCGCCTGCGGCGTGTTCATGATCGCGGTCGCACCGATCGTCGGGCGGCTCATCCGGTTCTTCCCGCCGCTGGTCACCGGCACGATCATCCTGATCATCGGTGTCTCGCTGATGCGTGTGGCGGCCGGCTGGTTCGGCGGCGGCACCGCCTCCGGCCCCGACTTCGGCGACCCGAAGAACATCGGCTTCGGCTTCCTGACCCTGGCGATCATCGTCGCCATCGAGCGCTTCGCGCCCGACGCCGTCCGCCGCGTCTCGATCCTGCTCGGCCTGGCGATCGGCACACTGGTGTCCATCCCGTTCGGGATGACCCACTGGGACAAGGTCGGCGAATACCCGTGGGTGGGTGTGCCGCAGCCGTTCCAGTTCGGTGCGCCGACCTTCGAGATCAGCGCGATCATCTCGCTGATCATCGTCGGCGTGGTGATCATGACCGAGACCACCGGCGACATCGTCGCGGTCGGTGAGATCGTCGACGAGAAGATCACCCCGCGCCGCCTGGCCGACGGCATGCGCGCCGACGGACTCGGCACCGTCCTCGGCGGCATCTTCAACACCTTCCCGTACACGGCGTTCGCGCAGAACGTCGGCCTCGTCGCGATCACCGGCGTCCGGACGCGGCACGTCGCGACCTGCGCCGGCGTGATCCTCGTCGCGCTGGGCCTGTTGCCGAAGATGGCGGCGATCGTCGAGGGCATCCCGCAACCCGTCCTCGGCGGCGCCGGCGTGGCTTTGTTCGGCATGGTCGCGGCCAGCGGCATCCGAACCCTCACCAAGGTGAAGTTCAACAACGTCAACGTGCTCGTCGTGGCCATCTCGGTGGGCGTCGCGATGCTGACCGAGGCGAAGATCTACTACACCGACCGCACCCTCGGCGACGCCCCGGTCAACGTCGTGCTCGACATGTACGCGCAGTTCCCGGACTGGTTCCAGACGATCTTCCATTCGGGCATCTCGGCCGGCGCCATCACCGCGATCCTGCTGAACCTGCTGCTCAACACGCGCAGCGTGTCCGGCGATCCGGTCGACTACCACAACACCGGAGAGATCGCGGTCGTCGGCGGACCCGCGGTGTCGGCCTCCGACGGCGTGCGGGCACCGGCGTTCGACCCGCGTGACGCCCTCGCGGCCGCCGACCCCGACACCCCGCCGGAGACCCTGCGCTACCTGGCCGACCACGACCCGTCGCTGCATCAGTTCATCGTCACCAACCCGTCGAGCCCGAAGGACCTGTGCGACCACATCAGAGGCCTCGGCGACCCCAAGGTGATGCGGGTCTTCGAGACCTGGGACGGCTACACCGACGGCGGGTTCTCGAGGCGCGGTTCGTGA
- a CDS encoding VOC family protein, whose amino-acid sequence MEVLSSRVLLLSADPERLQAFYRDQLGLPIHREYPGGIVFFAGNGLIEISTHMKTDAPDPMSNAVLWLQVRDAEATEKQFRDRGVTVKREPRTEPWGLIEMHAEDPDGRTIIVVEIPADHPLRKDNR is encoded by the coding sequence ATGGAGGTCTTGTCCAGCCGGGTGCTCCTACTCTCGGCAGATCCCGAGCGTCTGCAGGCCTTCTACCGTGACCAGCTGGGTCTCCCGATCCATCGGGAGTACCCCGGCGGCATCGTGTTCTTCGCCGGCAACGGGCTCATCGAGATCTCGACGCACATGAAGACCGACGCCCCTGACCCGATGAGCAACGCGGTGCTCTGGTTGCAGGTCCGCGACGCCGAGGCCACCGAGAAACAGTTCCGGGATCGCGGGGTGACGGTCAAGCGCGAGCCGCGGACCGAGCCGTGGGGCCTGATCGAGATGCACGCCGAGGACCCCGACGGACGCACGATCATCGTCGTCGAGATCCCCGCCGATCATCCGCTGCGCAAGGACAACCGCTAG
- a CDS encoding cupin domain-containing protein has protein sequence MTATKHRTEHRDFASPDEVRTFGHGRMNVLNVGDSEIGRLELQPGWRWSVDVKPIAGTELCEAPHFQYHVSGVLHIVMADGTEFDAGPGQITSLPSGHDAWVVGDEPVVTVDFYGASNYAKADAG, from the coding sequence ATGACCGCCACCAAGCATCGCACCGAGCACCGCGACTTCGCCTCACCCGACGAGGTCCGCACCTTCGGCCACGGCCGGATGAACGTGCTCAACGTCGGGGACTCCGAGATCGGCCGGCTCGAGTTGCAGCCCGGCTGGCGGTGGTCGGTCGACGTGAAACCCATCGCCGGTACCGAACTCTGTGAGGCGCCGCATTTCCAGTACCACGTCTCCGGGGTGCTGCACATCGTGATGGCCGACGGTACCGAGTTCGACGCCGGGCCCGGGCAGATCACGTCGCTGCCGTCCGGGCACGACGCCTGGGTGGTCGGCGACGAGCCGGTGGTCACCGTCGATTTCTATGGCGCGAGCAACTACGCGAAGGCCGATGCGGGGTAG
- a CDS encoding PH domain-containing protein, translated as MTRPEPQPGSVPPAVPAAGLHIDAPDEWHRLSPWMMAVTVVESLPSLVPVLIALVFAGRSAPLVTLIATVVLVPLVTVVPWLTTFYQVTAEHVRVRSGLITKKVATARRDRIRSVDLTASLVHRVLNLQKVTIGTGGDEQASQVKLRAVTLPEARALHDNLMPTAGTRSPATTSDVRLPSETPTAAPEVLTRFQNAWLRYSPFSLGGLAIAAAVAGVGVQIANDAGMFDEGVGLAREAFATVRSIPLTLVIAVAVVAVILIGAVLSVIGYVLSYWDFRLTRHPDGTLRTERGLLTTNSISFDEKRIRGSHLTEPILMRPLKGARLQAIATGATKHPLLLPPAPISEAMRVADLVTHERSELTAPLTGHGRVARIRRLNRGFLTGLVILVGISIPVVGGAISVGWLAVGVLCLAGSIGLGVVRSRHLGHRLTARSVVIAPPTVARQRIVVDHDGVIGWASRSSIFQRRAGVSTLILATAAGSELYSLVDVDDATAAAITSDVTPDWVAPFLRQPAE; from the coding sequence ATGACGCGACCTGAGCCGCAACCCGGCTCGGTGCCGCCGGCCGTCCCGGCGGCGGGCCTGCACATCGACGCGCCGGACGAGTGGCACCGACTGTCACCGTGGATGATGGCGGTCACCGTCGTCGAATCACTCCCCTCGCTGGTCCCGGTTCTCATCGCCCTGGTCTTCGCCGGGCGGAGCGCGCCCCTGGTGACACTCATCGCCACCGTGGTGCTCGTACCGCTGGTGACGGTGGTGCCGTGGCTGACCACCTTCTATCAGGTGACCGCGGAACACGTCCGGGTCCGGAGCGGCCTGATCACCAAGAAGGTGGCCACCGCCCGCCGCGACCGCATCCGCAGCGTCGATCTCACCGCGTCGCTCGTCCACCGCGTGCTGAACCTGCAGAAGGTCACCATCGGCACCGGCGGCGACGAACAGGCGTCGCAGGTCAAACTCCGCGCCGTCACGCTCCCCGAGGCGCGCGCACTGCACGACAATCTGATGCCGACCGCCGGGACCCGCTCTCCCGCAACCACGTCTGATGTGCGGCTCCCATCCGAAACGCCCACCGCGGCACCCGAGGTGCTGACCAGGTTCCAGAACGCCTGGCTGCGCTACTCGCCCTTCTCTCTCGGAGGTCTCGCGATCGCCGCTGCGGTCGCCGGTGTCGGAGTCCAGATCGCCAACGACGCAGGCATGTTCGACGAGGGGGTCGGCCTCGCGCGCGAAGCCTTCGCCACCGTCCGGTCGATCCCGCTCACGCTGGTCATCGCCGTGGCCGTGGTGGCCGTGATCCTCATCGGCGCCGTCCTGTCGGTGATCGGGTACGTCCTGAGCTACTGGGACTTCCGCCTCACGCGGCATCCAGACGGCACCCTGCGCACCGAACGCGGACTGCTCACCACCAACTCGATCAGCTTCGACGAGAAGCGCATCCGCGGCAGCCACCTGACCGAACCGATCCTCATGCGACCGTTGAAGGGCGCCCGTCTGCAGGCGATCGCGACCGGTGCGACCAAACACCCACTCTTGCTGCCGCCGGCACCGATCTCCGAGGCGATGCGTGTTGCCGACCTCGTCACCCACGAACGTTCCGAACTCACCGCACCGCTGACCGGGCATGGCCGGGTGGCACGCATTCGTCGCCTCAACCGCGGATTCCTCACCGGTCTGGTGATCCTCGTCGGAATCTCGATCCCGGTCGTCGGCGGCGCGATCTCCGTCGGCTGGCTCGCGGTGGGCGTGCTGTGCCTCGCCGGGTCGATCGGCCTCGGCGTCGTCCGCTCGCGGCACCTCGGTCACCGGCTCACCGCCCGGTCGGTGGTCATCGCACCCCCGACCGTCGCCCGACAACGAATCGTCGTCGACCATGACGGCGTCATCGGTTGGGCGAGCAGATCGTCGATCTTCCAGCGCCGGGCCGGCGTCAGCACGCTGATCCTCGCGACGGCCGCCGGTTCCGAGCTCTATTCGCTCGTCGACGTCGACGATGCGACCGCCGCGGCGATCACCTCCGACGTGACACCCGACTGGGTGGCGCCGTTCCTCCGTCAGCCGGCCGAGTAG
- the aroA gene encoding 3-phosphoshikimate 1-carboxyvinyltransferase — protein sequence MSSWNAPTCASGLDATVELPGSKSITNRALVLAALADGPSTVRGTLRSRDTNLMLSALEALGVQVRIDPAAETTVSLTPGPLHGADVDCGLAGTVMRFLPPLGALAAGRVRFDGDPQARVRPQTTILDALRGLGVAIEGDRLPFTIDGTGRVRGGEVTIDASGSSQFVSGLLLSAARFDEGLVIRHVGPPVPSTPHIDMTVEMLATAGVEVDTSEPDVWRVSPGPIRAVDWTVEPDLSNAAAFLAAAAVTGGEVRVPYWPAVTTQPGARIADVLAAMGCTVEHLEGTLSVRGPEVLKGVNLDLRDIGELTPTIAALCALADGESTLSGIAHLRGHETDRLAALTTEITRLGGICAETEDGLRITGTSLHGGTWESYADHRMATAGAIIGLVTPDVVVDDIETTNKTLPDFPGMWQKMIGRP from the coding sequence ATGAGTTCCTGGAACGCGCCCACCTGCGCGAGCGGCTTGGATGCCACCGTCGAGCTGCCCGGTTCCAAGTCCATCACCAACCGCGCGCTGGTCCTCGCCGCGCTCGCCGACGGCCCGTCGACCGTCCGCGGAACCCTCCGCAGCCGAGACACCAACCTGATGCTGAGTGCTCTGGAGGCACTCGGTGTGCAGGTGCGCATCGACCCCGCGGCGGAGACCACCGTCTCCCTCACCCCAGGACCGTTGCACGGCGCCGACGTCGACTGCGGTCTCGCCGGCACGGTGATGCGATTCCTGCCGCCGCTCGGCGCGCTGGCCGCCGGCCGGGTGCGCTTCGACGGCGACCCGCAGGCCCGGGTCCGGCCCCAGACCACGATCCTCGACGCCCTGCGCGGGCTCGGGGTCGCGATCGAGGGCGACCGGCTGCCCTTCACCATCGACGGCACCGGACGCGTGCGCGGTGGCGAGGTCACCATCGACGCGTCCGGGTCGTCACAGTTCGTGTCGGGTCTGCTGCTGTCGGCGGCCCGGTTCGACGAGGGGCTCGTCATCCGCCACGTCGGACCGCCCGTCCCGTCGACTCCCCACATCGACATGACCGTCGAGATGCTGGCGACCGCCGGCGTCGAGGTCGACACCTCTGAACCCGATGTCTGGCGCGTGTCGCCCGGTCCGATCCGGGCCGTCGACTGGACCGTCGAACCCGACCTGTCGAACGCGGCGGCGTTCCTGGCCGCTGCCGCGGTGACCGGCGGAGAGGTCCGGGTGCCGTACTGGCCGGCGGTCACCACACAGCCCGGCGCCCGCATCGCCGACGTCCTGGCCGCAATGGGATGCACCGTCGAGCACCTCGAGGGCACCCTCAGCGTCCGCGGACCCGAGGTGCTGAAGGGCGTGAACCTCGACCTGCGCGACATCGGTGAACTGACCCCGACCATCGCCGCCCTCTGCGCCCTCGCCGACGGCGAGTCGACGCTGAGTGGCATCGCCCACCTGCGCGGCCACGAAACCGACCGGCTGGCGGCCCTCACCACCGAGATCACCCGTCTCGGCGGGATCTGCGCCGAGACCGAGGACGGACTCCGGATCACCGGGACGAGCCTGCACGGCGGGACCTGGGAGTCCTACGCCGATCACCGCATGGCCACCGCCGGCGCCATCATCGGACTCGTGACGCCCGACGTCGTGGTCGACGACATCGAGACGACCAACAAGACCCTGCCCGACTTTCCCGGCATGTGGCAGAAGATGATCGGGCGCCCTTGA
- a CDS encoding NUDIX domain-containing protein, with translation MTVSSTRRSAGILLFRRSGPDGVEVLIAHPGGPIWARKPDEGSWSIPKGLVDADESEWDAARREYLEEIGSPVPGGPHIDLGEVKLKSGKTVIGFGVEGDLDVTTVVSNTFEMAWPPRSGRMQSFPEIDRAEWFDPETAKTKLNPAQAPFVDRLLEALPAG, from the coding sequence GTGACCGTATCCTCGACTCGCCGCAGCGCGGGCATCCTGCTGTTCCGACGTAGCGGCCCCGACGGCGTCGAAGTGCTCATCGCTCACCCCGGCGGTCCGATCTGGGCCCGCAAGCCGGACGAAGGGTCGTGGTCGATCCCGAAGGGGCTGGTCGACGCCGACGAATCGGAGTGGGACGCCGCGCGTCGTGAGTACCTCGAGGAGATCGGCAGCCCAGTGCCCGGCGGTCCGCACATCGACCTCGGCGAGGTGAAGCTCAAGAGCGGCAAGACCGTCATCGGCTTCGGCGTCGAGGGCGATCTCGACGTGACGACCGTCGTCTCCAACACCTTCGAGATGGCGTGGCCGCCGCGGTCGGGCCGCATGCAGTCGTTCCCGGAGATCGATCGCGCCGAGTGGTTCGATCCGGAGACCGCGAAGACGAAACTCAACCCGGCGCAGGCACCATTCGTCGACCGGCTGCTCGAGGCGCTACCGGCCGGTTGA
- a CDS encoding PH domain-containing protein — protein sequence MESAPAPDNPLHPTLREPVNQVDPRAKTLWRIGPLILGVPATIAAIVVAVVVPDARWGATLAAIALALLTAFYTTVVPLWRYRFHRWEVSEEAVYSQSGWFVRHRVIIPIARIQVVDTEAGPLEQLLKLGKLTVTTASSAGTIHIEGLDAEHARATASDLTIRTQAFTDDAT from the coding sequence ATGGAATCCGCACCCGCTCCCGACAATCCGCTGCATCCCACCCTGCGGGAGCCGGTCAACCAGGTCGATCCGCGCGCCAAGACCCTGTGGCGCATCGGTCCGCTGATCCTGGGCGTACCGGCGACCATCGCAGCCATCGTGGTCGCGGTCGTCGTGCCCGACGCACGGTGGGGTGCAACGCTCGCCGCGATCGCCCTGGCCCTGCTGACCGCGTTCTACACGACCGTGGTCCCGTTGTGGCGGTACCGCTTTCACCGCTGGGAGGTCAGCGAGGAAGCGGTGTACTCCCAGTCGGGCTGGTTCGTCCGGCACCGGGTGATCATCCCGATCGCACGTATCCAGGTCGTCGACACCGAGGCCGGCCCCCTGGAACAGCTGCTGAAACTGGGGAAGCTCACGGTCACCACGGCGTCGTCGGCGGGCACGATCCACATCGAGGGGCTCGACGCCGAACACGCCCGCGCGACCGCGTCCGACCTGACCATCCGCACCCAGGCGTTCACCGATGACGCGACCTGA
- a CDS encoding SDR family NAD(P)-dependent oxidoreductase, with the protein MSVMDLFGTTGKVVIVTGASSGLGVSFARGFAEAGADVVLAARRAEKLADTAAAVEALGRKALVVPADVSDPEQCQRVVDAAMETFGKVDVLINNAGVGTAYPATRETPEQFRDVIDINLNGSYWMAQSCGRVMQPGSAIVNISSILGITTAGLPQAAYAASKAGVIGLTRDLAQQWGSRKGIRVNAIAPGFFESEMTDTYQPGYLDSQMPRVVLGRTGYGEELAATAIWLSSAAAGYVTGQTLAVDGGVTIT; encoded by the coding sequence ATGTCCGTGATGGATCTGTTCGGCACCACCGGCAAGGTGGTCATCGTGACCGGCGCTTCGTCGGGACTCGGTGTCTCCTTCGCCCGCGGCTTCGCCGAGGCCGGCGCCGACGTGGTGCTCGCCGCGCGTCGAGCGGAGAAGCTCGCCGACACCGCTGCCGCCGTGGAAGCGCTGGGCCGCAAGGCTCTCGTCGTTCCCGCCGACGTCTCCGACCCCGAGCAGTGCCAGCGCGTCGTCGACGCGGCGATGGAGACCTTCGGAAAGGTCGACGTCCTCATCAACAACGCCGGAGTCGGCACCGCCTATCCCGCGACCCGGGAGACCCCCGAACAGTTCCGAGACGTCATCGACATCAACCTCAACGGTTCCTACTGGATGGCCCAGTCGTGTGGACGGGTCATGCAGCCGGGCAGTGCGATCGTCAACATCTCGTCGATCCTCGGCATCACCACCGCCGGGCTGCCGCAGGCCGCCTACGCCGCGAGCAAGGCCGGCGTCATCGGTCTCACCCGGGACCTGGCCCAGCAGTGGGGTTCGCGCAAGGGAATCCGCGTCAACGCCATCGCCCCCGGCTTCTTCGAGAGCGAGATGACCGACACCTACCAGCCCGGCTACCTCGACTCGCAGATGCCGCGGGTCGTCCTGGGCCGCACCGGTTACGGAGAAGAGCTCGCCGCGACCGCGATCTGGTTGTCGTCGGCGGCCGCCGGCTACGTCACCGGGCAGACCCTCGCGGTCGACGGCGGCGTCACCATCACCTAG
- a CDS encoding acyl-CoA dehydrogenase, translated as MATPMSRRDLEFLLYEWLDVEALTSRDRFAAHSRDTFDAVLELSADIAMKCFAPANKIGDANEPYIGDDGKVVLPDAVVSGLAEFRKAGLIAASFDEELGGMQLPTVIRQASAVWFQAANAAMSSYSFLTVGNANLLAEYATPEQRDTWVRPLVEGRFSGTMCLSEPQAGSSLADITTKAEPAGDGTYRITGTKMWISAGDHELTENIVHLVLAKAPGGGPGVKGISLFIVPKFLPDGTRNDVALVGLNHKMGNRATTNTLLNFGDGTFSPDTTPGAVGYLVGEEHRGLSYMFHMMNEARIGVGFLATALGYAGYQASLEYAKVRTQGRPVDQKDPSSKPVPIIEHADVRRMLLAQKSYVEGALAFELYCSVLVDQAATTADAKERARIELLLEVLTPIAKSWPSQWCLEANSLAIQVHGGYGYTREFDVEQHYRDNRLNPIHEGAHGIHGLDLLGRKVIMQGGAGLALLAETIGATVARALEVPSAAGYAETLQSIVDRLVKVTAHIWSSGDPKLALANATLYLEATGHIVIAWMWLEQLLAADGRTGDFYDGKRAAAQYFFRYELPKTGPQLDLLTALDRTTLDVEPSWF; from the coding sequence ATGGCCACACCCATGTCCCGGCGGGACCTCGAGTTCCTGCTGTACGAATGGCTTGACGTCGAGGCCCTGACCTCACGTGACCGTTTCGCGGCGCACTCGCGCGACACCTTCGACGCCGTCCTCGAGCTCAGCGCCGACATCGCGATGAAATGCTTCGCTCCGGCCAACAAGATCGGCGACGCCAACGAGCCCTACATCGGCGACGACGGCAAGGTCGTCCTCCCAGACGCGGTGGTGTCGGGCCTCGCCGAGTTCCGCAAGGCCGGCCTCATCGCCGCCTCCTTCGACGAGGAACTCGGCGGCATGCAGCTGCCGACCGTCATCCGGCAAGCGTCCGCGGTGTGGTTCCAGGCGGCGAACGCGGCCATGTCGTCCTACAGCTTCCTCACGGTCGGCAACGCCAACCTGCTGGCCGAGTACGCGACCCCCGAACAACGCGACACCTGGGTCCGCCCGCTCGTCGAAGGCCGCTTCTCCGGGACGATGTGCCTGTCCGAACCGCAAGCCGGCTCTTCGCTGGCCGACATCACCACCAAGGCCGAACCGGCGGGCGACGGCACCTACCGGATCACCGGGACCAAGATGTGGATCTCGGCCGGCGACCACGAACTCACCGAGAACATCGTGCATCTCGTGCTGGCCAAAGCGCCCGGTGGCGGCCCCGGCGTCAAGGGGATCTCGCTGTTCATCGTGCCGAAGTTCCTGCCGGACGGCACCCGCAACGACGTCGCCCTGGTCGGCCTCAACCACAAGATGGGCAACCGCGCGACCACCAACACGCTGCTCAACTTCGGCGACGGCACCTTCTCCCCCGACACGACCCCCGGCGCTGTTGGATATCTGGTCGGCGAGGAGCACCGCGGCCTCTCCTACATGTTCCACATGATGAACGAGGCACGCATCGGCGTCGGATTCCTCGCCACCGCACTGGGTTACGCCGGGTACCAGGCGTCGCTGGAGTATGCGAAGGTGCGCACGCAGGGACGCCCCGTCGACCAGAAGGATCCGTCCTCGAAGCCGGTGCCGATCATCGAGCACGCCGACGTCCGGCGGATGCTGCTGGCCCAGAAGTCCTACGTCGAGGGCGCGCTCGCCTTCGAGCTGTACTGCAGCGTTCTCGTCGACCAGGCCGCGACGACCGCCGACGCCAAGGAACGCGCCCGCATCGAGCTGCTGCTCGAGGTGTTGACCCCGATCGCCAAGAGTTGGCCGTCGCAGTGGTGCCTGGAGGCCAACAGCCTGGCGATCCAGGTCCACGGCGGGTACGGGTACACCCGTGAGTTCGACGTCGAGCAGCACTACCGCGACAACCGCCTCAACCCCATCCACGAAGGGGCCCATGGCATCCACGGCCTCGACCTGCTGGGCCGCAAGGTGATCATGCAGGGCGGAGCCGGTCTGGCACTGCTCGCCGAGACCATCGGCGCGACCGTCGCACGTGCACTCGAGGTGCCGTCCGCCGCCGGATACGCCGAGACCCTGCAGTCGATCGTCGACCGGCTCGTCAAAGTGACCGCACACATCTGGTCGTCGGGCGACCCGAAGCTCGCGCTCGCCAACGCCACGCTCTACCTCGAGGCCACCGGCCACATCGTCATCGCCTGGATGTGGCTCGAACAACTCCTCGCCGCGGACGGCCGGACCGGCGACTTCTATGACGGCAAACGCGCTGCAGCGCAGTACTTCTTCCGGTATGAACTACCGAAGACCGGTCCGCAGCTCGACCTCCTCACCGCTCTGGACCGCACCACCCTCGACGTCGAACCGTCCTGGTTCTGA